One Falco naumanni isolate bFalNau1 chromosome 12, bFalNau1.pat, whole genome shotgun sequence genomic region harbors:
- the MRPS10 gene encoding 28S ribosomal protein S10, mitochondrial isoform X3: MQKQCFLLNSGLMGARLAGSHVDAQERKTNPLITISDEPETLYKRLSLLVKGHDKAVLDSYEYFAVLAAEELGISVEKVHKPPKKIERLTLLKSVHIYKKHRVQYEMRTHYMCLELKYLTSSTAAVYLEYVQRNLPEGVAMEVKKTKIEKIPEHIQEPVWDTRPQVEETEVKS, encoded by the exons Atgcaaaagcagtgttttcttct AAACTCTGGCTTGATGGGAGCACGGCTGGCTGGATCCCATGTTGATGCACAGGAGCGTAAGACTAATCCTTTG ataactATTTCAGATGAGCCAGAAACGCTGTACAAGAGATTGTCCCTTTTAGTTAAAGGCCACGATAAAGCTGTGTTGGACAGCTATGAATATTTTGCAGTACTTGCAGCTGAAGAACTTGGCATCTCTGTTGAAAAAGT aCATAAACCTCCGAAGAAGATAGAACGATTgacacttttaaaatctgtacaCATTTACAAGAAACACAGAGTTCAGTATGAAATGAGAACACATTACATGTGTTTGGAG TTAAAATACCTAACAAGCAGTACTGCTGCAGTTTACTTGGAGTATGTTCAACGAAACTTACCTGAAGGGGTTGCCATGGAAGTAAAAAAG aCTAAGATAGAGAAAATACCCGAACACATTCAGGAACCAGTCTGGGATACACGACCTCAAGTAGAAGAAACTGAAGTCAAGTCATGA
- the MRPS10 gene encoding 28S ribosomal protein S10, mitochondrial isoform X1: MPQCPRLSGGCLIRHGGGGARLSPGFSGGKGWRMRPLFFRAVRYGQRVEATWRRVGFVSGSVRWGVWLEKGRGSPFSVNYASRIMQKQCFLLNSGLMGARLAGSHVDAQERKTNPLITISDEPETLYKRLSLLVKGHDKAVLDSYEYFAVLAAEELGISVEKVHKPPKKIERLTLLKSVHIYKKHRVQYEMRTHYMCLELKYLTSSTAAVYLEYVQRNLPEGVAMEVKKTKIEKIPEHIQEPVWDTRPQVEETEVKS; the protein is encoded by the exons ATGCCGCAGTGCCCCCGCCTCAGCGGGGGGTGCTTGATCCGCCATGGCGGCGGGGGCGCTCGCCTGTCGCCTGGGTTTTCAGGGGGGAAGGGGTGGCGGATGAGGCCGCTCTTCTTCCGGGCCGTGCGCTATGGTCAGCGGGTTGAGGCAACATGGCGGCGCGTTGGCTTTGTCAGCGGCTCTGTCAGGTGGGGTGTGTGGCTGGAGAAGGGACGG GGATCACCTTTTTCTGTCAATTATGCAAGCAGAATTAtgcaaaagcagtgttttcttct AAACTCTGGCTTGATGGGAGCACGGCTGGCTGGATCCCATGTTGATGCACAGGAGCGTAAGACTAATCCTTTG ataactATTTCAGATGAGCCAGAAACGCTGTACAAGAGATTGTCCCTTTTAGTTAAAGGCCACGATAAAGCTGTGTTGGACAGCTATGAATATTTTGCAGTACTTGCAGCTGAAGAACTTGGCATCTCTGTTGAAAAAGT aCATAAACCTCCGAAGAAGATAGAACGATTgacacttttaaaatctgtacaCATTTACAAGAAACACAGAGTTCAGTATGAAATGAGAACACATTACATGTGTTTGGAG TTAAAATACCTAACAAGCAGTACTGCTGCAGTTTACTTGGAGTATGTTCAACGAAACTTACCTGAAGGGGTTGCCATGGAAGTAAAAAAG aCTAAGATAGAGAAAATACCCGAACACATTCAGGAACCAGTCTGGGATACACGACCTCAAGTAGAAGAAACTGAAGTCAAGTCATGA
- the MRPS10 gene encoding 28S ribosomal protein S10, mitochondrial isoform X2 has translation MAARWLCQRLCQGSPFSVNYASRIMQKQCFLLNSGLMGARLAGSHVDAQERKTNPLITISDEPETLYKRLSLLVKGHDKAVLDSYEYFAVLAAEELGISVEKVHKPPKKIERLTLLKSVHIYKKHRVQYEMRTHYMCLELKYLTSSTAAVYLEYVQRNLPEGVAMEVKKTKIEKIPEHIQEPVWDTRPQVEETEVKS, from the exons ATGGCGGCGCGTTGGCTTTGTCAGCGGCTCTGTCAG GGATCACCTTTTTCTGTCAATTATGCAAGCAGAATTAtgcaaaagcagtgttttcttct AAACTCTGGCTTGATGGGAGCACGGCTGGCTGGATCCCATGTTGATGCACAGGAGCGTAAGACTAATCCTTTG ataactATTTCAGATGAGCCAGAAACGCTGTACAAGAGATTGTCCCTTTTAGTTAAAGGCCACGATAAAGCTGTGTTGGACAGCTATGAATATTTTGCAGTACTTGCAGCTGAAGAACTTGGCATCTCTGTTGAAAAAGT aCATAAACCTCCGAAGAAGATAGAACGATTgacacttttaaaatctgtacaCATTTACAAGAAACACAGAGTTCAGTATGAAATGAGAACACATTACATGTGTTTGGAG TTAAAATACCTAACAAGCAGTACTGCTGCAGTTTACTTGGAGTATGTTCAACGAAACTTACCTGAAGGGGTTGCCATGGAAGTAAAAAAG aCTAAGATAGAGAAAATACCCGAACACATTCAGGAACCAGTCTGGGATACACGACCTCAAGTAGAAGAAACTGAAGTCAAGTCATGA